A single Methanospirillum lacunae DNA region contains:
- a CDS encoding MFS transporter: MTRSNLFLFSLFFGVASLMALSNAIIPILPSLNGALQIQAFIYSAYFFGAMITTLPGGIISDRIGQFRVVTAGMILTVLSGVFLAMVSDPVLILLIRLAEGVGAGLFVSASLSWINYQKEHARFSGIFMALLNLGLLLGLVGGGWITSIFGDLTAGIIFFTIISVVPVISLLFCFGIRNPDFTDTSALAREDSQQGWHPLFSDVSNMIRRQAPLWFSVIVLLGITGFVQALYPDLSGLPAAEVGTALAVMNLATIISSIAAPWFRIEPVLLIRISAVLMAILVLVFVQYPSSIFIMGFVAGLVMISQIRYLAMAERKQGVAMGLYTTASYAGMTFLPSIGGYIAGFFSVSVAASLIALLAGICVITIGSCKCRGFDGSNEA; encoded by the coding sequence ATGACCCGATCAAATCTCTTTCTTTTCAGTCTTTTTTTTGGTGTTGCCTCCCTGATGGCTCTTTCAAATGCGATAATTCCAATTTTGCCAAGTCTTAATGGTGCATTACAGATTCAGGCATTTATCTACTCTGCATATTTCTTTGGAGCCATGATAACCACTCTTCCGGGTGGTATCATCAGTGATCGTATCGGTCAGTTTCGGGTCGTCACTGCCGGTATGATACTAACTGTACTATCTGGTGTATTTTTGGCAATGGTTAGCGATCCGGTGTTGATCCTGCTCATCAGGTTGGCTGAAGGAGTCGGCGCAGGTTTGTTTGTTTCCGCATCACTCTCCTGGATAAATTATCAGAAAGAGCATGCAAGATTCTCCGGCATTTTCATGGCGTTGCTTAACCTGGGGCTCCTGCTTGGACTTGTGGGAGGAGGCTGGATCACAAGTATCTTTGGTGATCTCACTGCCGGAATAATTTTTTTCACAATAATCTCTGTGGTACCGGTTATCTCCCTGCTCTTCTGTTTCGGAATAAGAAACCCAGATTTTACAGACACATCAGCCTTGGCACGTGAGGATTCACAGCAGGGATGGCATCCCCTCTTCTCTGATGTCTCCAACATGATCCGAAGACAGGCACCACTCTGGTTCTCGGTCATTGTGCTCCTTGGAATTACTGGTTTTGTCCAGGCACTTTACCCGGATCTGTCAGGACTTCCGGCAGCAGAGGTTGGAACCGCTCTTGCGGTTATGAACCTTGCAACAATCATCTCATCAATAGCTGCTCCCTGGTTCAGAATTGAACCTGTGCTCTTGATCAGGATTTCTGCAGTTCTTATGGCAATTCTGGTACTGGTTTTTGTCCAGTATCCCTCATCAATTTTTATCATGGGTTTTGTTGCAGGCCTTGTCATGATATCACAGATAAGGTACCTTGCGATGGCAGAAAGGAAACAAGGGGTCGCGATGGGTCTTTATACCACAGCAAGTTATGCCGGTATGACTTTTCTTCCTTCAATTGGAGGGTATATTGCAGGTTTCTTCTCAGTATCAGTTGCAGCCAGTCTGATTGCCCTGCTTGCTGGCATTTGTGTCATAACAATCGGATCCTGCAAGTGCAGAGGATTTGACGGATCAAACGAGGCGTAA
- a CDS encoding CheB methylesterase domain-containing protein — translation MKIAIIGSSTGGPHILEEIFTGFPVVPIVIIIIQHLPEAFTKTFRGHIADLTGMETVIAEEGFRLAEGRIIIAPAGRHLVLEKNRMIHLDDGPKLHGVKPSIDRTMLSLQHVEGDRLLGIELTGMGQDGAAGISHIRSLGGYTIAQDPATAPIKSMPQAALDTGQIREVLTPRGITKVLVKFGSGQLT, via the coding sequence ATGAAGATAGCGATTATCGGCTCTTCTACCGGTGGACCGCATATCCTTGAAGAGATTTTTACTGGATTTCCTGTGGTTCCTATTGTTATCATTATTATTCAACATCTCCCTGAAGCTTTTACAAAAACCTTCAGGGGACATATCGCTGATTTGACTGGTATGGAGACAGTTATCGCAGAAGAAGGATTCAGGCTTGCAGAGGGCAGGATCATTATTGCACCTGCAGGTAGACACCTGGTTCTTGAAAAGAACCGGATGATACATCTTGATGATGGTCCGAAATTACACGGAGTAAAACCTTCTATTGATCGGACAATGCTTTCACTTCAGCATGTTGAGGGAGATCGACTCCTTGGTATTGAACTTACCGGGATGGGGCAGGATGGTGCTGCTGGGATCTCCCATATTCGATCCCTTGGCGGGTATACCATTGCACAGGATCCTGCGACTGCTCCGATAAAAAGTATGCCTCAGGCAGCTCTTGATACTGGACAAATACGAGAGGTATTGACCCCCAGAGGAATCACCAAAGTTTTGGTGAAATTTGGTTCTGGTCAACTAACCTGA
- a CDS encoding ATP-binding protein: protein MTTSALQECFNALIPFLSNPFCILDIDLCVKYANPSFLALFPESLSDVIGQPVDQAFRWDKSMIDLTIVLNRILTSSDSIIEYPFRLGSSYSGNKTTLTLIPIRTLGEQSRQVTGVILAVSDITSHRVVEDQQSHEIRLLNIIHEIAASDQISYPNRMVQQVVSRVGSLLQIPYISFLEFTSESDYQVPLREEVLWSRRYGFLIGEGWDDVSPIDLTGSSQISDVFCSLPYLIHTLETVPNGLNATMLERGVSTLLIIPVLYDREVYGCFILWNMGEILAEHDITALKVIGRIVGAGMMNLRVESDLAQSREKFRGVIEHIGDMYYRTDKAGILLEISPSMATALGYQSSAPLIGLSMETMLMYPDLWPIFLSEVLNSDGVKDYELILKGAGSKVITGSVSCRLVYTEDGDLLGIEGVIRDISRRKQYEQLVHESEWKLEQAGRIARLGLWSYDGKCKTFKVSPEVFSILAFPSDMNVITLGDLIHITSDPDKNQLLKHFLNESAKSGEFGFDIRIDLLAGKFKYIRIHGQPRKREGVVTGSFGILQDITERKEVEQHLLRYANQLEQKTLELDAMRSQLLDMNRDLDQRVRIRTTQIEELLRQKDEFIMQIGHDLKTPLTPLVAILPYVRKKISDPELIDLLNVSIEDVKTIRRMLTKILELAQMNALYSLSDLQQINLHEALDQIISDNAYMIHQKSLFVRNEIPDSFSLMISPMHLETLMGNLIGNAVKYSYIDGSIIITAKEKPESICIRIKDNGIGIPEDALPRIFDEFYKADSSRHDLNSHGLGLAIARRIVDIYGGIIKARSEGSGKGSTFLVNLKKIPEFRSSTLHEQGNF from the coding sequence ATGACCACGTCGGCCCTACAAGAATGTTTCAATGCTCTGATACCCTTTCTTTCAAATCCGTTCTGTATTCTTGATATTGATCTGTGTGTAAAATACGCGAATCCCTCTTTCCTCGCACTCTTTCCTGAGAGTCTTTCAGATGTGATCGGTCAACCTGTAGATCAGGCTTTCAGGTGGGATAAGTCTATGATTGATCTCACCATAGTATTGAATAGGATTCTCACTTCTTCTGATTCAATTATTGAATATCCATTTAGATTAGGCTCTTCTTATTCAGGTAATAAGACCACTCTCACGCTTATTCCGATTAGGACTCTAGGTGAACAGTCACGCCAGGTAACTGGCGTTATACTGGCTGTTTCTGATATAACAAGTCACCGGGTTGTTGAGGATCAACAATCTCATGAGATTAGACTCCTCAATATAATTCACGAAATTGCGGCATCAGATCAAATCTCGTATCCAAACAGGATGGTCCAGCAGGTTGTTAGTAGGGTCGGCTCACTTCTTCAGATTCCATATATCTCATTTCTTGAATTCACCTCTGAATCTGATTATCAGGTACCCCTTCGTGAGGAAGTACTCTGGTCAAGACGGTACGGTTTCCTCATTGGTGAAGGATGGGACGACGTCTCGCCAATAGATCTTACCGGGTCCAGCCAGATTTCTGATGTATTCTGTAGTCTGCCATATCTGATCCACACCCTGGAGACTGTTCCGAATGGTCTAAATGCCACAATGCTTGAGAGAGGAGTCTCGACACTTCTTATTATTCCCGTTCTGTATGATAGGGAAGTATATGGGTGCTTTATCCTTTGGAATATGGGAGAGATCCTAGCAGAACATGATATTACGGCCCTCAAGGTCATAGGCCGGATTGTTGGAGCCGGTATGATGAACTTGAGGGTTGAGTCTGATCTTGCCCAAAGCCGGGAAAAATTCAGGGGTGTTATCGAGCATATCGGTGACATGTATTACCGTACTGATAAAGCCGGAATTCTTCTTGAGATCAGCCCCTCTATGGCGACGGCACTTGGGTATCAGTCTTCTGCCCCCCTCATCGGATTGAGCATGGAAACTATGCTGATGTACCCTGACCTCTGGCCGATCTTTCTGTCAGAGGTCCTGAATAGCGACGGGGTCAAGGATTACGAACTCATCCTGAAAGGTGCAGGAAGTAAAGTGATTACCGGTTCAGTCAGTTGTCGCCTTGTTTATACTGAAGATGGTGACCTTCTGGGTATCGAAGGTGTCATTCGTGATATCTCAAGAAGAAAGCAGTATGAGCAGCTGGTTCATGAGTCTGAGTGGAAACTCGAGCAGGCAGGAAGAATTGCCAGACTTGGTCTCTGGTCATATGATGGAAAATGTAAAACTTTCAAGGTATCACCAGAAGTCTTCTCAATCCTGGCTTTTCCATCTGACATGAATGTTATCACACTTGGTGACCTTATACATATCACTTCAGATCCTGATAAGAATCAACTTTTAAAGCATTTTCTGAATGAATCAGCTAAGAGCGGTGAGTTCGGTTTTGATATCAGGATAGATCTCCTGGCCGGGAAGTTTAAATACATAAGGATTCATGGACAGCCCAGGAAGAGGGAAGGTGTGGTAACAGGATCGTTTGGTATTCTCCAGGACATCACCGAACGAAAAGAGGTTGAACAGCATCTCCTCAGGTATGCAAATCAACTTGAACAGAAGACACTCGAACTTGATGCCATGCGAAGCCAGCTCCTTGATATGAACAGGGATTTAGACCAGCGGGTTCGGATTCGTACAACCCAGATTGAGGAGTTACTGCGACAGAAAGATGAGTTTATCATGCAGATCGGCCATGATCTCAAGACTCCTCTTACCCCATTGGTGGCTATCCTTCCATATGTACGCAAGAAGATCAGTGATCCTGAACTCATCGATCTTCTTAATGTCTCAATAGAGGATGTAAAGACGATAAGACGGATGCTTACCAAGATCCTTGAACTTGCCCAGATGAATGCCCTTTATTCGCTCTCTGATCTCCAGCAAATAAATCTCCATGAAGCTCTTGATCAGATCATTTCAGATAATGCTTATATGATCCATCAAAAAAGTCTGTTTGTAAGGAATGAGATCCCTGATTCATTCTCTCTTATGATTTCTCCAATGCATCTTGAAACATTAATGGGTAATCTCATAGGGAATGCGGTCAAATACTCATATATTGATGGTTCCATAATAATCACAGCAAAGGAAAAACCTGAATCGATATGCATCAGAATCAAAGACAACGGGATTGGTATTCCTGAAGATGCTCTACCCAGGATTTTTGATGAGTTCTATAAAGCAGACTCTTCCCGTCATGACCTGAATTCTCACGGGCTTGGACTTGCTATTGCCCGGCGTATTGTTGATATTTATGGTGGCATTATCAAAGCCCGGAGTGAAGGATCTGGGAAAGGATCAACGTTTCTTGTTAACCTAAAAAAAATACCTGAGTTCAGAAGTAGCACATTACATGAGCAAGGGAATTTTTAG
- a CDS encoding response regulator produces the protein MSKGIFRRDTDYSKEPVQDVLLMEDEESKKKVMIVDDDAHIRIAVCTILKDAGYEVVNAESGAVCIDLLRSGFSGLILLDVMMPKMDGWDTISKILEEDLFHKIVIVMLTAKDVPDSKMIGLQEWVMDYVTKPFDPDNLVSRVRYYTGFLPVEYGQDHNL, from the coding sequence ATGAGCAAGGGAATTTTTAGGAGAGACACAGATTATTCAAAGGAACCAGTCCAGGATGTGTTACTGATGGAGGATGAGGAATCCAAAAAAAAGGTAATGATTGTCGATGATGATGCTCATATCAGGATTGCAGTCTGTACCATCCTGAAGGACGCTGGTTATGAGGTCGTGAACGCAGAGAGTGGCGCTGTTTGTATTGATCTATTACGTTCAGGGTTCTCCGGTCTTATCCTCCTTGATGTTATGATGCCTAAAATGGATGGGTGGGACACCATCTCCAAAATACTCGAAGAAGATCTTTTTCACAAAATAGTTATTGTCATGTTAACTGCAAAAGATGTTCCAGATTCTAAAATGATAGGACTTCAGGAGTGGGTGATGGACTATGTTACAAAGCCCTTTGACCCTGATAATCTGGTAAGTAGGGTCCGGTATTATACTGGGTTTTTACCGGTTGAATATGGTCAGGACCATAATTTATGA
- the nikR gene encoding nickel-responsive transcriptional regulator NikR, which yields MPDLLSDQEVEELQEHDLSRIGVSLPSNLLNSFDQILKTRGYSSRSEGIRDAIRSYIRYYKWMADINGPRQGVITIVYDHHQRGLIASITDIQHDYMGLIQASLHSHVSHSRCVEVLLVRGEAKEVKEVAERLMAQKGVETVKLTTIPLEG from the coding sequence ATGCCTGACTTACTATCTGATCAAGAAGTTGAAGAACTTCAGGAACACGATCTTTCACGTATAGGTGTCTCTCTTCCTTCAAACCTTCTCAATAGCTTCGATCAGATCCTCAAGACCAGGGGTTATTCGTCTCGATCAGAAGGGATTCGAGACGCCATCAGATCATATATCCGTTATTATAAATGGATGGCTGATATAAACGGACCGCGTCAGGGTGTCATCACCATTGTATATGATCATCATCAACGGGGACTCATTGCCTCAATCACCGATATCCAACATGATTACATGGGATTAATTCAAGCGTCGCTGCATTCACATGTTTCACACAGCCGCTGTGTTGAGGTCCTACTTGTCAGGGGTGAGGCGAAAGAGGTCAAGGAAGTTGCAGAGCGTCTGATGGCTCAAAAAGGAGTCGAAACTGTCAAGCTCACAACAATTCCACTTGAGGGATAA
- a CDS encoding DNA-methyltransferase, translating to MGRRRKIEEVDGFLKLTIKVKHQVSGDEKDFIQTLNHSLSPQDLKFTIEDDLFCAYLAAFDPDSFRDILEDARRKTGITKVYEREGLSDPVSSLLEEILSIGSYGIRYGKRIYIGYADERKVSDRKEKESTRGIHYYTRDHQFSHDRNPIPKGRENTIVCGDSEDVLRSFPDNCIDLIVTSPPYNFGMEYDQTDDGVDWNAYLDKLFRVFTEGIRVLTYGGRFIVNVQPLFSDYIPLHHLISSFFMQQKMIWKGEILWEKNNYNCKYTSWGSWKSPSSPYLKYTWEFIEVFCKGDLKKTGRKEDIDITDEEFKSWVVAKWSIGPERRMKQYDHPAMFPEELVERCMKLFSYKGDIVLDPFSGAGTTATVATRLGRRYIGIDVSEEYCATARERIAKERKSGIQSNLI from the coding sequence ATGGGTCGTCGCAGGAAGATAGAAGAGGTTGATGGATTTCTCAAACTGACTATTAAGGTAAAACACCAGGTTAGCGGAGATGAGAAAGATTTCATCCAGACACTGAACCATTCTCTTTCTCCACAAGATCTTAAGTTCACAATAGAAGACGATCTCTTTTGTGCATACCTGGCAGCATTCGATCCTGATTCTTTCAGGGATATTTTAGAAGATGCCAGAAGAAAGACAGGTATAACTAAGGTTTACGAGAGAGAAGGGCTCTCCGATCCGGTCTCTTCACTTCTCGAAGAGATCCTTTCAATCGGTAGTTATGGCATCAGATATGGAAAACGGATCTATATTGGGTATGCTGACGAGCGAAAGGTATCAGACAGGAAAGAAAAAGAGTCGACACGGGGGATCCATTACTATACCAGGGATCATCAGTTTTCACATGATCGAAATCCAATTCCAAAAGGAAGAGAGAATACAATTGTTTGTGGTGATAGCGAGGATGTCCTGCGATCATTTCCTGACAATTGCATCGATTTGATTGTCACATCACCACCATACAACTTCGGGATGGAATACGATCAGACAGATGATGGAGTAGACTGGAATGCATACCTTGACAAGCTTTTCAGAGTATTTACCGAAGGAATCCGTGTACTCACATACGGCGGCAGATTTATTGTCAATGTCCAACCCCTTTTTTCAGATTATATCCCTCTCCATCACCTCATCTCCTCGTTCTTTATGCAACAGAAGATGATCTGGAAAGGCGAAATCCTATGGGAGAAGAACAACTACAACTGCAAATATACTTCATGGGGCAGTTGGAAATCCCCATCAAGTCCGTACCTGAAATATACATGGGAGTTTATCGAGGTATTCTGCAAAGGGGACCTTAAAAAAACAGGACGGAAAGAGGATATCGATATCACGGACGAGGAGTTCAAATCATGGGTTGTGGCAAAATGGTCCATAGGTCCTGAACGAAGGATGAAACAGTATGATCATCCTGCCATGTTTCCAGAGGAACTCGTTGAACGATGTATGAAACTCTTTTCATATAAGGGGGATATCGTTCTTGATCCATTCAGTGGAGCTGGAACCACTGCAACTGTTGCCACCCGTCTTGGAAGACGCTATATAGGCATCGATGTATCAGAGGAATATTGTGCTACCGCACGGGAGCGTATTGCCAAAGAAAGAAAAAGCGGGATTCAGTCAAACCTGATCTGA
- a CDS encoding beta-CASP ribonuclease aCPSF1, whose product MLIEERLKELHEKIKRKVPKGITVASVEFEGPELVIYTDDPKSFADQDDLIKILARELRKRIVVRPTILEDPERAVTAIKEVVGDNAGITDIFFEQDTGEVLIEAEKPGVVIGKNGATLRDITKEIGWTPKVVRTPPIESSTVKQVRQYLRAAHQERKELLRRIGRRIHRDVIAKDQWIRVTTLGCCREVGRAAFLLSTPESRILIDCGENPGNSTSTPYLYVPEIHPLTQLDAVVLTHAHLDHCAYIPLLYKYGYTGPVYSTPPTRDLAAMLQLDYLDVMNKEGNTIPYSSNEVKEYIKHSIVINYGCVTDIAPDIKLTFHNAGHILGSAIAHFHIGDGLYNVAFTGDIHYGKSRLFNAATNHFPRLEALLMESTYGGAGDMQPPRAEAEEKLYSIISDVIGRGGKVIIPAFSVGRSQEVMLAIEEGIRLEKLPKMKVYLDGMIKEATAIHTTYPEYLNSDLRNLIFKEGLNPFLSDCFEQVDSPDKREKVITGDPCVVITTSGMLNGGPVMEYLRSLGSDERCALVFVGYQADGTLGRRIQKGWREIPIGNRETLVINLECFTVDGFSGHSDRRQLMNFVSHMQPKPEKIFTIHGEESKTLDLASSIYKKYHIQTMAPMNLETYRLV is encoded by the coding sequence ATGTTAATCGAGGAACGACTCAAAGAACTGCACGAGAAGATCAAACGTAAGGTACCAAAAGGTATCACTGTTGCATCGGTAGAGTTTGAAGGACCTGAACTGGTCATCTACACAGATGATCCGAAAAGTTTCGCTGACCAGGACGATCTAATAAAAATCCTTGCCCGGGAACTTCGCAAGCGAATCGTGGTACGGCCAACGATTCTGGAAGATCCGGAACGGGCTGTTACTGCTATCAAAGAAGTTGTTGGAGATAACGCAGGTATCACAGACATATTTTTTGAACAGGATACCGGCGAAGTGCTCATCGAGGCTGAAAAGCCTGGTGTGGTCATTGGAAAGAATGGTGCTACACTCCGCGATATTACCAAGGAGATTGGATGGACTCCCAAGGTCGTACGGACACCTCCTATTGAGTCCTCAACTGTTAAGCAGGTCCGGCAGTATCTCCGTGCAGCCCATCAGGAGCGTAAAGAACTGCTCCGACGGATAGGGAGACGGATCCACCGTGATGTCATTGCCAAAGACCAGTGGATCAGAGTCACTACCCTTGGCTGTTGTCGTGAGGTCGGTCGTGCAGCCTTTCTTCTCTCAACTCCTGAGAGTCGTATCCTCATTGATTGCGGTGAAAATCCAGGGAATTCAACATCAACACCATATCTCTATGTTCCTGAGATTCACCCACTCACACAGCTTGATGCAGTGGTTCTCACCCATGCTCACCTTGATCATTGCGCTTATATCCCGCTTCTTTACAAGTACGGATACACTGGCCCGGTCTATTCTACTCCACCAACCCGTGATCTTGCAGCAATGCTCCAACTTGATTACCTTGATGTGATGAACAAGGAAGGGAACACCATTCCCTATTCATCGAACGAGGTTAAGGAGTACATCAAGCACTCGATTGTCATCAATTATGGCTGTGTTACTGATATCGCTCCTGACATTAAACTGACCTTCCATAATGCAGGACACATCCTGGGATCTGCAATAGCCCATTTCCACATCGGTGACGGACTCTACAATGTTGCATTTACCGGAGATATCCATTATGGCAAGAGCAGACTCTTCAATGCTGCAACAAACCATTTCCCACGACTCGAAGCTCTGCTTATGGAGTCTACATACGGTGGTGCAGGCGACATGCAACCACCGCGTGCAGAGGCTGAAGAGAAACTCTATAGTATTATCAGCGATGTGATCGGCCGTGGTGGCAAGGTTATTATCCCTGCATTCTCAGTCGGTCGTTCACAGGAGGTCATGCTTGCTATTGAAGAGGGTATCAGACTTGAAAAACTTCCAAAGATGAAAGTATACCTGGACGGGATGATCAAGGAAGCAACCGCAATTCATACAACCTATCCGGAGTATCTAAACTCTGATCTCAGAAACCTCATCTTCAAAGAGGGTCTCAATCCATTCCTTTCTGACTGCTTTGAACAGGTTGACTCACCTGATAAGAGGGAGAAAGTCATAACCGGGGATCCCTGTGTGGTTATTACAACCAGTGGTATGCTAAATGGCGGTCCGGTTATGGAGTACTTGCGTAGTCTTGGTTCAGATGAACGATGTGCCCTTGTCTTTGTAGGCTACCAGGCAGATGGGACACTCGGTCGTCGTATCCAGAAAGGATGGCGTGAGATACCGATTGGCAACAGAGAGACACTCGTTATCAACCTCGAATGTTTCACGGTTGATGGGTTCTCAGGTCACTCTGACCGGAGGCAACTTATGAACTTCGTCTCCCATATGCAGCCTAAACCTGAAAAAATTTTCACTATTCATGGAGAGGAGAGTAAGACTCTGGACCTTGCAAGTTCCATTTACAAAAAATACCATATCCAGACCATGGCTCCGATGAACCTGGAAACCTATCGCCTTGTCTAA
- a CDS encoding tetratricopeptide repeat protein, with protein sequence MSIVTPASAAGIRHDNIGAVQLYNLAVDEATAGNFTQADNLTAQALSIQPNFTLALVTRASVLMNLRNMTGAKEVLDKAMAFDPEDANVLATMASFKQQNGADREALTYASKALEANPNLTEAWIIKGTAHGSLGEYEEELKASEQALAISPDNKLAQSNKAYATGMLNNSKKSPVNPLIPLVALICGVVLAIGRRR encoded by the coding sequence ATGAGTATAGTCACACCTGCCTCTGCGGCAGGGATTCGTCACGATAATATCGGAGCTGTTCAGCTCTACAACCTGGCGGTGGATGAGGCAACTGCAGGCAACTTCACCCAGGCTGATAATCTTACTGCACAGGCCCTCTCGATCCAACCGAATTTTACCCTGGCTCTTGTCACCCGTGCAAGTGTACTCATGAACCTTCGAAACATGACCGGTGCAAAAGAAGTTCTTGACAAGGCAATGGCATTTGATCCTGAAGATGCAAATGTACTGGCAACTATGGCTTCGTTTAAACAACAGAACGGAGCAGATCGTGAGGCTCTCACATATGCATCTAAAGCTCTTGAGGCAAATCCAAACCTTACCGAAGCATGGATCATTAAAGGCACCGCTCATGGCTCTCTTGGAGAGTACGAAGAGGAGTTGAAGGCATCAGAGCAGGCTCTTGCCATTTCTCCTGATAATAAACTGGCCCAGTCTAATAAAGCATATGCAACAGGGATGTTAAACAATTCAAAGAAATCCCCTGTCAATCCTCTTATTCCTCTTGTTGCTCTTATATGTGGGGTTGTTCTGGCTATCGGGCGGCGCAGGTAA
- a CDS encoding class I SAM-dependent methyltransferase — protein sequence MPFLPSPVPLDSKSSLDKQQRAWDKRYCEKGRQWGNAPVEFIQPRPCGTVLELGVGDGKNLRVRDSNNCFCIGLDFSSAALQICRTDPELSDVHLLLGDVCRIPVKNALVNLVYAHHILGHLSSPLQPLLMDEIFRVLRPGGTLALTVFASGDMRDGQGLEVEHAMYLRGDGIITRYFTPDEIKCLGKQFIILAVNREEWYLSIRGKKLLRAVLTALLKKPE from the coding sequence ATGCCCTTCCTCCCATCTCCTGTTCCTCTTGATTCAAAATCATCTCTTGACAAACAACAGAGAGCATGGGATAAGAGGTACTGTGAGAAAGGGAGACAATGGGGAAATGCTCCTGTAGAATTTATTCAACCCCGCCCTTGTGGAACTGTCCTTGAACTGGGAGTTGGCGACGGGAAGAACCTTCGTGTCAGAGATAGTAACAATTGCTTCTGTATCGGGCTTGATTTTTCATCAGCAGCCCTACAGATCTGCAGAACTGATCCAGAACTTTCTGATGTTCATCTGCTACTTGGCGATGTATGCAGGATTCCGGTAAAAAATGCCTTAGTGAATCTTGTGTATGCCCATCACATTCTTGGCCATCTTTCTTCACCTCTTCAACCTCTTTTGATGGATGAGATCTTTCGTGTACTAAGGCCAGGAGGCACTCTTGCTCTGACAGTTTTTGCATCAGGTGATATGCGGGATGGCCAGGGTCTGGAAGTTGAGCATGCGATGTATCTTCGTGGAGATGGGATTATCACTCGGTATTTTACTCCTGATGAGATCAAATGTCTTGGGAAGCAATTTATTATTCTGGCAGTAAACCGGGAAGAATGGTATCTCTCAATCCGAGGCAAAAAGTTACTTCGAGCAGTACTGACTGCATTGCTTAAAAAGCCAGAATAG
- the cbiQ gene encoding cobalt ECF transporter T component CbiQ, with the protein MIDELTSIDWDASRSSFTHNLDARVKLILVLFMIILIVSYPLSWGIVYIAIPFGMIIAGLWALSTLPVRTYLTRFVMTLPFGFFIIFFQIFFKNSHYQTATEIPMPFPFFPVYYESVEFATLLLLKFLLCISAILLLSSTTPMQELLKAGRRLGLPSVMALSLGMMIRYLFLFATMYTQIHHALQGRNFDPWAKNLPYRYRIRTLGYAMGVLFLRAYEQGERTYSAMLCRGYGSHALDHLQKKALTHIDLIVLTVLGVAMPVITVSVFILYG; encoded by the coding sequence ATGATAGACGAACTAACATCTATCGATTGGGACGCATCTCGTAGTTCTTTCACTCACAATCTGGATGCCCGTGTTAAACTGATCCTTGTCCTGTTCATGATCATCCTGATTGTCTCATATCCCCTTTCGTGGGGAATTGTATATATTGCAATTCCGTTTGGCATGATCATTGCCGGTTTATGGGCTTTATCGACTCTTCCGGTAAGGACCTACCTCACCAGATTTGTCATGACCCTGCCGTTTGGATTTTTTATCATATTTTTCCAGATATTTTTTAAAAACAGTCACTACCAGACCGCAACTGAAATACCCATGCCATTCCCGTTCTTTCCAGTATACTATGAATCAGTTGAATTTGCCACTCTGTTGCTTCTCAAATTCCTTCTCTGTATCAGTGCCATCCTGCTCCTCTCCTCAACCACACCGATGCAGGAATTACTCAAGGCAGGACGCAGACTCGGCCTTCCTTCGGTAATGGCCCTCTCGCTCGGAATGATGATCAGATATCTCTTTTTGTTTGCAACAATGTATACCCAAATACATCACGCCCTTCAGGGAAGAAATTTTGACCCATGGGCAAAAAATCTCCCTTATCGCTATAGGATTCGCACACTGGGATATGCAATGGGAGTTCTTTTTCTAAGAGCATATGAACAGGGAGAACGTACGTATTCGGCAATGCTCTGCCGGGGATATGGCAGCCATGCACTTGATCATCTCCAGAAGAAAGCCCTAACCCACATCGATCTTATCGTGCTCACAGTACTTGGGGTTGCAATGCCTGTAATAACGGTATCCGTTTTTATTTTGTATGGATGA